In Bacteriovorax stolpii, a single genomic region encodes these proteins:
- the cdd gene encoding cytidine deaminase, with amino-acid sequence MEIKKVLREKAKDAASKAYSPYSKAKVGSAIEMSDGSIYTGCNIENASYGGTICAERVAILKAVSDQKMKIAKVYVYTKDGWPPCGLCRQVMSEFAAKDMIVIMGDENGKEVTMKFSELLPLSFTPDHLIG; translated from the coding sequence ATGGAAATCAAAAAAGTACTACGCGAAAAAGCGAAAGATGCGGCAAGCAAAGCTTACTCTCCTTACTCAAAAGCGAAAGTAGGAAGTGCAATTGAAATGAGTGATGGTTCTATCTACACTGGATGCAACATTGAAAACGCCAGCTACGGCGGGACCATTTGCGCTGAAAGAGTGGCGATTTTAAAAGCAGTCTCTGATCAAAAAATGAAAATTGCTAAAGTTTACGTTTATACCAAAGACGGATGGCCGCCATGCGGATTGTGCCGCCAGGTTATGAGTGAATTTGCAGCTAAAGATATGATCGTCATCATGGGTGACGAAAACGGAAAAGAAGTCACTATGAAGTTCTCTGAACTGCTTCCTCTTTCGTTTACTCCAGATCACCTCATCGGTTAA
- a CDS encoding GNAT family N-acetyltransferase has protein sequence MRVESFFGKDIAPLIPRLAELRIKVFHDFPYLYEGSLDYEKDYLKVYTNSSRSVLVAAFDGDTLVGAATALPLSDEADYVRGPFLKAKMNLDEIYYFGESVLLKEYRGHGLGHQFFDGREAAAKKFGFHTTVFCGVQRPSDHPMKPEGYSPLDEFWKKRGYVKQENLRSEFSWQDIGESAETKKPMIYWMKSLC, from the coding sequence ATGAGAGTGGAGAGCTTTTTTGGAAAAGACATCGCTCCACTGATTCCTCGCCTTGCCGAATTACGCATAAAAGTTTTTCATGACTTCCCTTATCTTTATGAGGGAAGTCTTGATTATGAAAAAGACTACCTGAAAGTTTATACCAATAGTTCTCGCAGCGTTTTAGTTGCGGCCTTTGATGGTGACACTCTTGTGGGAGCAGCGACAGCTCTTCCTTTAAGTGATGAAGCCGATTATGTAAGAGGGCCATTCTTAAAAGCTAAGATGAATCTCGATGAGATTTATTATTTTGGTGAAAGTGTTCTGTTAAAAGAATACCGAGGCCATGGTTTAGGTCATCAGTTTTTTGATGGCAGAGAGGCTGCCGCTAAGAAATTTGGTTTTCATACAACTGTGTTTTGTGGAGTTCAAAGACCGTCTGATCACCCGATGAAGCCAGAAGGCTATAGTCCTCTGGATGAGTTCTGGAAAAAGCGCGGATACGTCAAACAGGAAAACCTAAGAAGTGAATTCTCATGGCAGGACATTGGCGAGAGTGCAGAAACTAAAAAGCCCATGATCTATTGGATGAAATCGTTATGTTAA
- a CDS encoding carbon-nitrogen hydrolase family protein yields MLKIATAQYSMNKHSSLNAFKSNAEDWVKEAATHGARLVIFPEYGSIELVSLMAPEIQKNLAQQLKEIQKYKDDFLNCYLDLAKKYKVYIIAPSFPLELEGKYINRAFFINPEGLYGYQDKQVMTRFEDEEWKVSSPDQRKLNVFDVDGVKVGISICFDVEFPDFSRELALSGITLLIAPSCTETPAGMNRVHVGARARALENQIYVAVSQTVGDVDYSEAIDRNTGMAAVYSTCDKGFPDDGIIVQGEVNYPKWVYADINPDLITNVRTNGSVLNFKKITILVK; encoded by the coding sequence ATGTTAAAAATCGCCACTGCTCAATACTCAATGAATAAACACAGCTCTCTCAACGCTTTTAAAAGCAATGCTGAAGACTGGGTGAAAGAAGCAGCAACACACGGTGCTCGCCTGGTAATTTTCCCAGAGTACGGCTCGATTGAGCTGGTGTCTTTGATGGCGCCTGAAATCCAAAAGAATCTGGCCCAGCAGTTAAAAGAAATTCAAAAATATAAAGATGACTTTTTAAATTGCTATCTCGATCTGGCAAAAAAATACAAAGTGTATATTATCGCTCCAAGTTTTCCTCTGGAGCTTGAAGGCAAATATATTAACCGCGCTTTTTTCATCAACCCTGAAGGCCTTTATGGTTATCAGGATAAACAAGTGATGACTCGTTTTGAAGATGAAGAATGGAAAGTGTCTTCACCTGATCAAAGAAAGTTAAACGTCTTTGATGTGGATGGAGTGAAAGTGGGGATTTCTATTTGTTTCGATGTTGAGTTTCCGGACTTTTCACGCGAGCTCGCTTTATCTGGAATCACTCTTCTTATTGCGCCTTCATGTACAGAAACACCTGCAGGGATGAACCGTGTCCACGTAGGTGCGCGCGCCAGAGCTTTGGAAAATCAAATCTACGTTGCTGTCTCTCAGACAGTGGGAGACGTTGATTATTCAGAGGCCATCGATAGAAATACAGGAATGGCCGCAGTGTACTCAACTTGCGATAAGGGCTTTCCTGATGATGGCATTATCGTTCAAGGTGAAGTGAATTACCCGAAGTGGGTCTATGCCGATATCAATCCTGACCTGATCACTAATGTCCGCACGAATGGAAGTGTCCTTAATTTCAAAAAGATCACAATTCTAGTGAAGTAG
- a CDS encoding purine-nucleoside phosphorylase yields the protein MESLTQKLEKTVAHIHNVKKTNPRVGVILGSGLGDFVEKMENKTVIPYNDIPHFKKVTVQGHDGKMILGTVGGVEVVALQGRFHLYEGHDMEDVVYPVRVLAKLGIETLVVTNAAGGVNLSYSPGDLVILTDQINLTGRNPLIGPNDDSIGPRFPDMSHAFNAKYIDILAETAAELKMNNRQGVYVGVLGPTYETPAEIRMFRILGGDVVGMSTVHEVIVANHIGLKVCGVSCVTNMGAGIIDQTLKHEDIKDEANKVMSNFTELLNRSIVKFSRVK from the coding sequence ATGGAATCACTAACACAAAAACTAGAAAAGACAGTCGCTCATATTCACAACGTAAAAAAAACCAATCCACGCGTAGGAGTTATCCTGGGTTCTGGACTGGGTGATTTTGTTGAGAAGATGGAAAACAAAACCGTTATTCCTTATAACGACATTCCTCACTTCAAAAAAGTAACAGTGCAAGGGCACGACGGAAAAATGATTCTGGGAACCGTTGGTGGTGTTGAAGTTGTTGCTCTTCAGGGACGCTTTCACCTTTACGAAGGCCACGACATGGAAGACGTTGTCTACCCTGTGCGCGTTCTGGCAAAACTGGGAATCGAAACACTAGTCGTGACTAACGCTGCCGGTGGAGTGAACTTAAGTTACTCGCCTGGAGACTTAGTGATCCTTACTGACCAGATCAACCTTACGGGAAGAAACCCGTTAATCGGGCCAAACGATGATTCAATCGGTCCTCGTTTCCCGGATATGTCTCATGCTTTCAATGCAAAATACATCGACATTCTTGCAGAAACTGCAGCTGAATTAAAAATGAACAACAGACAAGGTGTTTACGTTGGAGTTTTAGGACCGACGTATGAAACTCCTGCTGAAATCAGAATGTTCAGAATCCTGGGCGGAGACGTTGTGGGAATGAGCACTGTTCACGAAGTGATCGTCGCCAACCACATTGGTCTTAAAGTTTGTGGTGTTTCATGTGTAACCAATATGGGTGCCGGAATTATCGACCAGACTTTAAAACACGAAGACATTAAAGATGAAGCCAATAAAGTAATGAGCAACTTCACAGAACTTCTTAACCGTTCAATCGTAAAATTTTCGAGGGTAAAATAA
- a CDS encoding phosphatase domain-containing protein: MKAKILFLSAILIASIQTLHAKTLIVSDVDDTIKMTDVLGKKSTIVFNGLFREKAFAGMSELYNQMMNEDTSIYYVSGSPKLIRVRVSEFLEENDFPQQRNLLLKDSMNDDTYEYKTSTIKKLIKELRPDKLILIGDDTEYDPQVYEHIKAEYPELSSTIYIRAVSNREGVQTLFFSPMEIAGHEFLEGRLDKRAFKVVAHGFLKQTNDSGIVLKSRYCPKEGREAIEELKHKIADQDITELFAKTQKKIIRSCN; the protein is encoded by the coding sequence ATGAAAGCAAAAATCCTTTTTCTAAGCGCAATCCTGATTGCCTCAATTCAAACTCTGCACGCTAAAACGTTAATCGTCAGCGATGTGGATGACACCATTAAAATGACAGATGTTTTGGGTAAAAAAAGTACGATTGTATTCAACGGACTTTTTAGAGAAAAGGCATTTGCAGGAATGAGTGAACTCTATAACCAAATGATGAATGAGGACACTTCCATTTATTACGTGAGTGGCTCTCCTAAACTGATCCGCGTGCGCGTGAGTGAATTTTTGGAAGAGAATGATTTTCCACAGCAGCGCAATCTGCTGCTTAAAGATTCGATGAATGATGACACTTATGAATACAAAACATCGACAATCAAAAAACTTATTAAGGAATTAAGGCCAGATAAGCTCATTTTAATCGGTGACGATACAGAATACGATCCACAGGTGTATGAGCATATCAAGGCGGAGTACCCGGAATTGTCTTCGACGATTTATATTCGTGCCGTCAGCAATCGCGAAGGAGTACAGACGTTGTTCTTTTCTCCAATGGAAATTGCAGGTCATGAATTCTTAGAAGGAAGACTTGATAAGCGCGCTTTTAAAGTTGTGGCCCATGGATTTCTTAAACAAACAAATGATAGTGGCATTGTGCTTAAGTCCCGCTATTGTCCTAAAGAAGGCAGAGAAGCAATAGAGGAACTCAAACACAAAATCGCGGATCAGGACATCACTGAGCTTTTTGCTAAAACCCAGAAGAAAATCATCAGGTCTTGTAATTAA
- a CDS encoding L,D-transpeptidase yields the protein MIRQAIVSSTIAVLLTMSVQDVYAQAVLGKNSLLTNQLIVPAEAANKVVGVRLDDLVNNFPSLVPGLANVAANIKSNPQAFFNSGTIEVVHNVFLNKLPEVTPGMVRLSVTAYVKYKGFSNFERFTVSYNNGAKKLADMLIQSEGSVNLRDTAFSITVGLVDRKVIIEDSMYDIKFVFPIGVGGFDEGVLNEGRVSLLTPRFQNGVIDQRAVISKREKPRYFDGKPFIRLLKGNDIRNDMTAIGFHTEINDSFVRGFDSHGCMRLRVPDLMALHDLIMDNDEQQTPITVSYKTKDQADHPAGKRNKTYKTVLNNGTKESPFFPLDRDNLVQLTYRETGAPLDKLIDSADDNYEDVFSYDTQEQLKEQNARRKNECQAKLMAGTIGTSQKDMEKCLDAGKREDSAKDRIYRKFMGIDSITALDLF from the coding sequence ATGATCAGGCAAGCTATTGTCTCTTCAACTATTGCAGTGCTTTTAACAATGTCAGTGCAAGACGTGTATGCACAAGCTGTGTTGGGGAAAAATTCACTTTTAACAAACCAGTTAATCGTTCCGGCCGAAGCGGCCAATAAAGTCGTAGGCGTAAGGCTAGATGACTTAGTTAACAACTTTCCTTCTCTTGTTCCAGGTCTTGCTAACGTCGCGGCCAACATAAAGAGCAATCCACAGGCATTTTTTAACAGCGGGACAATCGAAGTTGTCCACAATGTTTTCTTAAATAAGCTTCCAGAAGTGACACCAGGAATGGTTCGTTTATCGGTTACAGCTTATGTTAAGTATAAAGGCTTCTCAAATTTTGAACGCTTTACTGTTTCATACAACAATGGAGCTAAGAAGCTAGCTGATATGCTGATTCAATCAGAAGGTTCTGTGAATTTAAGAGACACTGCTTTTTCAATCACAGTTGGATTGGTTGATAGAAAAGTGATCATCGAAGACTCAATGTACGATATTAAATTCGTCTTCCCAATCGGTGTTGGTGGATTTGATGAAGGTGTTTTAAACGAAGGACGTGTAAGTCTTTTAACTCCACGTTTTCAAAATGGAGTGATTGACCAGAGAGCGGTTATCTCAAAAAGAGAAAAACCTCGTTACTTTGATGGGAAACCATTCATCAGACTTTTAAAAGGAAATGATATTAGAAACGACATGACAGCGATTGGTTTCCATACTGAAATCAACGATTCATTTGTTAGAGGATTTGACTCTCACGGGTGTATGAGACTTCGCGTTCCTGATCTAATGGCACTTCACGACCTGATCATGGACAACGATGAACAACAAACTCCGATTACTGTGTCTTATAAAACAAAAGACCAGGCGGATCACCCGGCAGGAAAGAGAAATAAAACTTATAAAACAGTTTTAAATAACGGAACAAAAGAAAGCCCGTTCTTCCCGCTTGATAGAGACAACCTGGTACAATTAACTTACAGAGAAACAGGGGCGCCTTTAGATAAGCTAATCGACAGCGCCGATGATAATTACGAAGACGTTTTTAGCTACGACACTCAAGAGCAGTTAAAAGAGCAAAATGCCCGTCGTAAAAATGAATGCCAGGCCAAACTTATGGCCGGGACTATCGGGACATCCCAAAAAGATATGGAAAAGTGTCTGGACGCTGGAAAACGTGAAGATTCGGCCAAAGACCGCATCTACCGCAAGTTTATGGGGATTGATTCAATTACCGCATTAGACTTATTTTAA
- a CDS encoding MerR family transcriptional regulator → MYPINVVEKETNISKYLLRMWERRYSFPRPGRDQKGERVYTNEDLEKLKLIKALMEEGYRPSKIIDQSLNELRELSKSFGLTEGSLKGEVVVLVTSPALEADVQEALKNHRVKRIFKVSSHEDIKNLAL, encoded by the coding sequence ATGTATCCAATCAATGTCGTAGAAAAAGAAACCAACATTAGTAAATATTTACTGCGTATGTGGGAGAGACGTTATTCTTTTCCCAGGCCAGGTAGAGATCAAAAAGGTGAGCGCGTCTACACCAATGAAGACCTGGAAAAACTAAAACTCATTAAGGCCCTTATGGAAGAGGGATATAGACCTTCAAAGATCATCGATCAAAGCCTTAATGAGCTCAGAGAACTCTCAAAGTCATTCGGCCTTACCGAAGGCAGCCTTAAAGGTGAAGTCGTGGTATTGGTCACATCTCCGGCCTTAGAAGCCGATGTCCAAGAAGCTCTTAAAAATCATAGAGTTAAACGTATTTTCAAAGTCTCTTCTCACGAAGATATCAAGAACTTGGCTCTGTAA
- a CDS encoding MarC family protein — protein sequence MNSINFKEFFSVTLILFSVIDILGAIPFILDIKKKFKVLDAFKITIVSGVLLYAFLFIGESILHLFGVDVESFAVAGGLIMFFLGLEMVLNIEIFKHDPQLAYTSPIVPLAFPLIAGAGSMTTLISLNAEYQRINIILGVFFNLIFVYFVLKSSDFIDRKIGVSGSIILRKFFGTILLAMAIRLIKKNIVGV from the coding sequence ATGAACTCAATAAATTTTAAAGAATTTTTTTCAGTTACACTTATTCTCTTTTCAGTCATTGATATTCTGGGGGCCATCCCCTTTATCCTCGACATCAAAAAGAAGTTCAAAGTGCTTGATGCTTTCAAGATCACCATTGTCTCAGGTGTGCTGTTATATGCTTTCTTATTTATCGGAGAATCGATTCTTCACCTTTTTGGCGTAGACGTTGAATCGTTTGCCGTGGCCGGTGGTTTGATCATGTTCTTCTTAGGCCTGGAAATGGTTTTAAACATCGAGATCTTTAAACACGACCCACAACTTGCCTACACCTCTCCCATCGTTCCTCTGGCCTTTCCATTGATCGCAGGAGCAGGGTCTATGACGACTCTGATCTCACTCAATGCTGAATACCAGAGAATTAATATTATCCTGGGTGTTTTCTTCAACCTGATTTTTGTTTATTTCGTTTTAAAGTCTTCGGATTTCATCGATAGAAAAATCGGCGTCAGTGGAAGTATTATCCTAAGGAAGTTCTTCGGGACCATTCTTCTGGCAATGGCCATCCGTCTGATTAAGAAAAATATTGTAGGAGTCTAG
- a CDS encoding thymidine phosphorylase: MTQSFSAYSIIQKKRDKEKLSKDEISWFIDGLTKGEIADYQMSALLMAIYLNGMDIEETAALTDAMLYSGKVLNFPEQHFIDKHSTGGVGDKASFILAPIAAACGVKVPMIAGRGLGHTGGTIDKIESIPGFKTEISLEEFEKLLRERGVVLIGQTKEIAPADKKIYALRDVTGTVESIPLITASIMSKKLAEGAKGIVMDIKTGNGAFMSKLADAKKLAESIRKTGHRFDKNMMTMITDMSEPLGLAVGNSLEVIESIETLKGKGPKDLTDLSVALAGGMIYLAGLAKDLKEGIKKAQASIDDGSALEKFRELISNQGGDARVVDDYSLLPVTKTTFEVKSKKAGYVTKMECTELGKHCVRLGGGRQKTGDAVDFAVGFVMNKKIGDKVAKGETLMTIYCHDNQMKIAEEISELVTSRDITISASKPPKKKLIIDINTSFAGKNTKTKKTSSAKKTTPKKVAKKTVKKPVKKPIKKATKKKK, from the coding sequence ATGACTCAATCATTCTCAGCTTATAGTATTATACAAAAGAAACGAGATAAAGAAAAACTTAGCAAAGATGAAATCTCTTGGTTCATTGATGGACTGACAAAAGGTGAAATTGCTGATTATCAAATGAGTGCTCTACTCATGGCCATCTATCTCAATGGAATGGACATCGAAGAAACAGCAGCACTGACAGATGCCATGCTTTACTCGGGTAAAGTTCTCAACTTTCCAGAACAACATTTTATCGACAAACACTCAACGGGTGGAGTTGGCGACAAAGCTTCTTTCATCCTCGCTCCTATTGCCGCCGCTTGTGGTGTAAAAGTTCCCATGATCGCCGGCCGCGGCCTTGGTCATACAGGTGGAACGATCGATAAGATCGAATCGATCCCGGGTTTTAAAACAGAAATCTCATTAGAAGAATTTGAAAAACTTTTACGCGAGCGCGGAGTTGTTCTCATTGGTCAGACCAAAGAAATCGCTCCTGCTGATAAAAAGATTTACGCCCTAAGAGACGTGACGGGAACAGTTGAATCAATTCCACTTATCACGGCTTCAATCATGAGTAAAAAACTGGCCGAAGGAGCAAAAGGAATTGTGATGGACATCAAGACCGGCAACGGGGCCTTCATGTCTAAACTGGCCGACGCTAAAAAATTAGCTGAATCAATCAGAAAAACCGGACATAGATTCGATAAAAATATGATGACAATGATCACAGACATGTCAGAGCCTTTAGGGTTAGCTGTCGGGAACTCATTGGAAGTCATCGAGAGTATCGAAACCCTAAAAGGAAAAGGACCAAAAGATTTAACAGATCTTTCAGTGGCCCTTGCCGGCGGGATGATCTACCTGGCAGGTCTGGCAAAAGACTTAAAAGAAGGAATTAAAAAAGCCCAGGCTTCAATTGATGACGGAAGTGCGCTGGAGAAATTCCGCGAGTTGATTTCAAATCAAGGTGGAGACGCAAGAGTTGTTGATGACTACTCTCTTCTTCCTGTGACAAAAACAACTTTCGAGGTGAAGTCTAAGAAAGCTGGTTACGTCACAAAGATGGAATGCACTGAGCTTGGTAAGCACTGTGTGCGCCTGGGTGGTGGAAGACAAAAAACGGGAGACGCAGTGGATTTCGCTGTAGGTTTCGTGATGAATAAAAAGATTGGAGATAAAGTCGCTAAAGGCGAGACGCTGATGACGATCTACTGTCACGATAATCAAATGAAAATTGCTGAGGAGATCTCTGAGCTTGTAACAAGCCGTGACATCACTATAAGTGCAAGTAAACCACCTAAAAAGAAATTGATTATTGATATTAATACAAGCTTTGCTGGAAAAAATACGAAGACAAAGAAAACTAGCAGTGCTAAAAAGACCACCCCAAAAAAAGTGGCAAAAAAAACAGTAAAGAAGCCCGTAAAGAAGCCCATTAAGAAGGCTACAAAGAAAAAGAAGTAA
- a CDS encoding Rne/Rng family ribonuclease, whose amino-acid sequence MAKQLIINQTLNECRAALIENGEILDFLMERSFHHRPENNHVDFPFVGDIFKGKVVRVLPGMQSAFVDIGYEKAAFLYVDDAYIPTIEEQRDMAEKSKKSMEGKEKQGEVIPDELSTLSEAVNMRFRPDISIETFIKEGDEILVQVAKEPISTKGPRVTRHITFAGRHIVFMPFIEHTGVSRRIESEKERERLKEILETIRPEGTGVIARTVAEGQSYKTLKFDFNMLMKLWKDVSKKAEKARAPAVVHQDLSFIQRVFRDIADEDVDEIILDSKENLKEAEKFVQKFLPTMKGKFKFYGEDSTPIFEKFGIDLEVERAIDNKVFLKSGGSLNIDQTEALVSIDVNTGKYIGRKTFEETILKTNLEAVKEIAYQLRLRNCGGIIIIDFIDMEKEENRITVYNALLEALKKDRAKTNVLPISGLGLVEMTRKRTRDTLSRIMCEPCPYCEGTGRVKSTLSVCYELIRELNKVLAKTKGSKVSIYAHPEVTATLTGEDFDLIDTLEEAHGKSIQIRSENNYHVEQYEIFPQEY is encoded by the coding sequence ATGGCCAAACAATTAATTATCAACCAGACACTCAACGAGTGTCGGGCAGCGCTTATTGAGAATGGTGAGATTCTCGATTTTTTAATGGAGCGCTCATTTCACCACAGACCTGAGAACAATCATGTAGATTTTCCCTTCGTAGGCGACATTTTCAAAGGAAAAGTCGTGCGCGTTCTACCCGGAATGCAATCGGCCTTCGTTGATATCGGTTACGAGAAAGCGGCCTTCTTGTATGTAGATGATGCATATATTCCTACCATTGAAGAACAAAGAGATATGGCGGAAAAGAGCAAGAAGTCGATGGAAGGAAAAGAAAAGCAGGGAGAAGTTATTCCTGACGAACTTTCTACACTATCGGAAGCGGTTAACATGCGTTTTCGCCCAGACATCTCGATTGAAACTTTCATCAAAGAAGGTGACGAGATCCTGGTCCAGGTCGCTAAAGAGCCGATCTCAACCAAAGGTCCGCGAGTCACTCGCCATATCACTTTTGCTGGAAGACATATTGTCTTCATGCCATTCATTGAGCACACAGGTGTTTCAAGAAGAATTGAAAGTGAAAAAGAGCGCGAGAGACTAAAAGAAATTTTAGAAACGATTCGTCCGGAAGGAACAGGGGTGATTGCCCGCACAGTGGCCGAAGGACAAAGTTATAAAACACTGAAGTTCGACTTCAATATGCTGATGAAACTTTGGAAAGATGTTTCGAAAAAAGCAGAGAAGGCGAGAGCTCCAGCTGTTGTTCACCAGGATTTAAGTTTTATTCAAAGAGTCTTCCGCGATATCGCTGACGAAGATGTTGATGAAATCATCCTTGATTCAAAAGAAAATTTAAAAGAAGCTGAAAAGTTCGTGCAGAAGTTCCTTCCGACAATGAAAGGAAAATTCAAATTCTATGGCGAAGACTCAACTCCGATTTTTGAAAAGTTCGGAATTGACCTGGAAGTAGAGCGCGCCATCGACAACAAAGTTTTCCTGAAGTCAGGTGGATCATTAAACATCGATCAGACAGAAGCTTTAGTTTCTATCGACGTTAACACCGGTAAATACATCGGAAGAAAAACGTTTGAAGAAACCATTCTAAAGACCAACCTGGAAGCGGTTAAAGAAATCGCTTACCAATTACGTTTAAGAAACTGCGGTGGGATTATCATTATCGATTTCATCGATATGGAAAAAGAAGAAAACCGCATCACTGTCTACAATGCTTTATTAGAAGCGCTGAAAAAAGACCGTGCAAAAACCAACGTGCTTCCGATCTCTGGTCTTGGACTGGTTGAGATGACCAGAAAGAGAACGAGAGACACGCTTTCTCGTATCATGTGTGAGCCATGCCCATACTGTGAAGGAACGGGAAGAGTGAAGTCGACGTTGTCTGTTTGTTACGAACTGATCCGTGAACTCAATAAAGTCCTGGCAAAAACAAAAGGCTCAAAAGTTTCGATCTACGCTCACCCGGAAGTGACGGCGACATTAACTGGCGAAGACTTTGATTTAATCGATACGCTTGAAGAAGCTCACGGTAAATCAATTCAGATTCGTTCAGAAAATAACTATCACGTTGAGCAATACGAGATCTTCCCGCAGGAATACTAA